Below is a genomic region from Raphanus sativus cultivar WK10039 chromosome 4, ASM80110v3, whole genome shotgun sequence.
GTTTTGTTCTCTAAGTTGGACTAAACATTCTTGATATATGAGTTCGGTCTATTGTCTTATTTATCAAAGATTCTTGATATGAAACTAGTATCGATCATCTAATGTCTAATTCTAGTACTTGTTTATTCCACGTTCACTCTTTTTTATAGTTAGTTTTAGAGCAAATGAAGGGCCTCCACGTCTTCAGAGCGCTCTATTTTTAAACTAGGGGAGAGAAATAACATTATTAAAACGATGGGGTTATTTAAGAATTAATGAAAAGTTGAGGGGGctactaattaaaaaaagaaatgatgTGGATAAGAGTGAGTGAAGAAGTgtgtgtaataaaaaaaaaaaaaaatcgatagaCGCCCTAACAAACGACGCCGgcgagtctctctctctctctctctctctttcacttTCTCCGCAAACTGTTTCCGAGAAAATTATTTCGATCTTGCTCCCCCATCACtctgttttgattattgttttaagCATTCTTATTGAGATTTGAAGATTTCTTTCGTTAGGGTTATATCTCTTGTTCCTGTGTAGTTTCgagatcaaagaagaagaagaagaagaagagagatttGTAATGgataataacaacaacaacagaggGAGATTTCCACCGGGTATTGGAGCTCCGGATCCTAATTTTCAGTCACGGAACCCGAATCCGAACCCGCCTCCTCAACAACAGTACCTTCACTCACGCACTCCGTTTCCTCAACAGTATGTTCAGTCTCGTACCCCTTTGCCTCCACATCAGCAGCAGCAACCTGATGCTCAGCAGTACGTTCAGAGAGGTCACACACAACAAAACCCTCCTCCTCACCAGATCCAacagcaacagcagcagcagtGGTCTACACGCGCTCAGCTTCCTGGTAATCCCAGTTATGTAGATGAAGTCGAGAAGACTGTTCAATCTGAAGCTAACAACGATTCTAAGTAAGTTCTCCGTTGATGGGTTGATGTAAAGTTTTGTGCTTTATATGATTTGAAACTAAAGTTCGTTTCTTTGACTATGTGTGTGCTTTATTTATCAGTAACCAGGACTGGAAAGCAACGTTGAAGCTCCCTCCTCGTGATAACCGTTACCAGACTGAGGTATATCGTTGAAGCTTTGAACCCTTTGTTGCGTTTCTCTTAGAGCTTACTTCTTTTTTTCGTTTTGTTGTAATAATGAATGTGTGCAGGATGTGACGGCTACTAAAGGAAATGAATTTGAGGATTACTTTTTGAAGAGGGATCTGCTGAGGGGGATATATGAAAAGGGTTTTGAGAAGCCGTCTCCTATTCAGGAGGAAAGCATTCCTATTGCTTTGACTGGAAGTGATATCCTCGCTAGAGCCAAAAACGGGACTGGGAAGACTGGTGCCTTCTGCATCCCTACCCTTGAGAAGATTGACCCTGAGAACAATATCATTCAAGGTattgttttttctctttcttccaGTGAGTTATTTGATCGGTGGAACTTCCTTTCTGAGGAATGGCTGCGTTCCTTTCTTGCTGTATTTTCTCTAGTTTGTACACCTTGCTGATTTGGTTTCTTGTTGCAGCTGTAATTTTAGTCCCAACCCGAGAGTTGGCTCTTCAGACATCACAAGTTTGCAAGGAGCTTTCAAAATACTTGAACATTGAGGTCATGGTCACCACTGGCGGTACCAGCCTGAGGGATGATATCATGCGTTTGTATCAACCTGTCCATTTGCTGGTTGGAACCCCTGGGAGAATCTTAGATCTGACCAAAAAGGGTGTCTGCGTTTTGAAAGATTGTGCCATGCTTGTGATGGATGAGGTAAGCCTGGCCTTTTTTCTTCTGATGCTAGATAGTTGCAGATTTGGTGGACTAAGCTGATTGCTGTGACTCATTTTCCCAGGCCGACAAGCTTCTGTCTGCAGAATTTCAACCTTCTATAGAGGAGTTGATACAGTTCTTGCCCCAAAACCGTCAGATTTTGATGTTTTCAGCTACATTTCCCGTCACTGTCAAGTACTTCAAGGATCGTTATCTCAGGAAGCCTTACATTATCAATCTCATGGACCAGCTGACACTAATGGGTGTCACACAGTACTATGCTTTTGTTGAAGAGAGGCAGAAGGTGCACTGCCTTAACACGCTTTTCTCCAAGGTTAGGTTTCTGGACAGCCCTAAATTTTATAGCTACTCATGGTCATGGACTGtttataagtatattttttttacaaatgcaGCTTCAAATAAACCAATCCATTATCTTTTGCAACTCTGTCAATCGTGTGGAGCTGCTAGCCAAGAAAATCACAGAACTTGGTTACTCATGCTTCTATATCCATGCAAAGATGGCTCAAGACCACCGTAACAGGGTCTTCCATGATTTCCGCAACGGTGCATGCAGAAACCTT
It encodes:
- the LOC108850061 gene encoding DEAD-box ATP-dependent RNA helicase 6; translated protein: MDNNNNNRGRFPPGIGAPDPNFQSRNPNPNPPPQQQYLHSRTPFPQQYVQSRTPLPPHQQQQPDAQQYVQRGHTQQNPPPHQIQQQQQQQWSTRAQLPGNPSYVDEVEKTVQSEANNDSNNQDWKATLKLPPRDNRYQTEDVTATKGNEFEDYFLKRDLLRGIYEKGFEKPSPIQEESIPIALTGSDILARAKNGTGKTGAFCIPTLEKIDPENNIIQAVILVPTRELALQTSQVCKELSKYLNIEVMVTTGGTSLRDDIMRLYQPVHLLVGTPGRILDLTKKGVCVLKDCAMLVMDEADKLLSAEFQPSIEELIQFLPQNRQILMFSATFPVTVKYFKDRYLRKPYIINLMDQLTLMGVTQYYAFVEERQKVHCLNTLFSKLQINQSIIFCNSVNRVELLAKKITELGYSCFYIHAKMAQDHRNRVFHDFRNGACRNLVCTDLFTRGIDIQAVNVVINFDFPRTSESYLHRVGRSGRYGHLGLAVNLVTYEDRFKMYQTEQELGTEIKPIPSLIDKAIYCQ